The genomic interval ATTTTAGAATTTTGTAGTAACGGGGACGAATCTGACAAACGTCCGAGTCCAAGAACCGTCGCCGTTGCTCTTTGTCTCCCTTGATTAAATTCAAATCCTCGGGAGAAAAGAGTACAGAATGAAATTCCCCTAAAAAAGAGGCGTTGTCTGTTTTTACATCGTTTTTTGACAGTTCCCGTTTTGCAGATTTAGAATTTTTTGATAAGCCGATTTTCATTTTTTCCACGCGGGACGTGGGGTGTTTCTGATAAGAAATCTGCATGTTTGCCACGTCGCATTCGGATAAAATCAGTTCTTTATCAGACACAAACCGATGAGATTTCAAAGTGGAAAAATAGTGAATTGCTTCCACAATATTGGTTTTTCCCTGAGCGTTTTTGCCGCAGAGAATATTGGTGGATGGGGAAAAGGAGAGATCTAAATAATTGTAGCTTCGAAATTGGCTTAATTTGATATTTTGAAGATATATTTTGATCACACCCTTTCCAAACAGTAATCAAACTACTGTCTAAATATTTAAAATTGCTTCTTTTAAGTTCACGTTTCCTGTGTAGATTGCTTTGCCCACGATGGCACCATCCACGCCGATTTCTTTTAAATGAACCAGATCCTCAAATGAGCTGACACCACCGGACGCAATCACGTTAATGGAAACGTGATTTTTCATCTGTTCCATTGCCTTTAAGTTGGGGCCTGATAACATGCCGTCGGTTGCAATGTCGGTGTAGATAATGGTGTCGGCACCCATAGCTTCTGCTTTTTTTGCAAGCTCCAACGCACTGATTTTACTGGTATCAATCCAGCCATCAATGGCAGCGTATCCGTCTTTGGCGTCAATGCCCACGGCAACGTGGTTGGGGAATGCCAGAGCGGTTTTTTCAATTTCTTTGGGAGCGGTCACGGCAGAAGTGCCGAAAATCACACGGCTAATACCGTTTTCTAAATATTCTTTTGCTGTTTCAAAACTTCTGATGCCGCCGCCGATTTCAATAAACAAACCTGTTTCTTTGGCGATTTCTAAAATAATGTCTTTGCAGTAGGGCTCTTTATAGCGTGCGCCGTCTAGGTCGACCAAGTGCAGATATTTTGTGCCTTCTTCCTGCCATTTTTTAGCGGCGTCCAAAGGTTTTTCAAAATATACGGTAGTGTCTTCATACACGCCTTTGCAAAGGCGGACACATTTGTTGTCTTTAATATCAATTGCGGGATAAATAATCATCGTAAAAGTCCTCGTTTTCTATGGTTGATAAAATGGTTTCAAAATCGGAAGGGGAATGAATTTCCAACAATTTTCCTGTAATGGGATGAGGAAATTGTGCACAATGGGAGTGTAAGTACAGCCGTTTCGCAGAAATTCCGCCATACATGGTATCACCCACGATAGGATGTCCTATTTGGGATAAATGTACCCGGATCTGATGAGTTCTGCCTGTTAACAACTCCAGTTCCAGCAAAGAAAAATTTTCTTTGCTCATCAGCACGCGGTAGCAGGTATGGGCAGGTTTTCCGTCATCACGGCAGACCCGTTTTAAAGAGGTTTCCGATTCTCTTGCGATAGGAAAGGTGATTTCACCAGACATTTTTTCGGGAACACCCGTTACCAATGCCAGATACAGTTTCCGAAAGGAACCGTTTTGCTTCTGATTGGACAGAATATGATGGGAAAGTCCGTGCTTTGCAACTACCAATACGCCGCTGGTGGTTTTATCCAGCCTGCTGACGGGACGAAAGGGCATCGGACAGCCATTATCCACATAATACTGTGTTACAAAATTGCCCAAAGTTCCGTTTGCCGTTCCTAAGGCAGGGTGAGTGGCGATACCGTACGGTTTGACCACTGCCATAAGGTCACCGTCTTCGTAGAGGATGGTAAAAATTCCTTGCTCGGGTTCGCAGGAAATCTCAGTTTCTTTGGGAAACAGAAGAGTTACCTCATCACCTGCCGATACAGGATGACGTGTTGTGACGGGTTTTCCGTTGATGAGTAGACAGCCCAAATACTTCAGCTTGGTGATAATCCGATGAGAAATTCCTTGTCCTTTTAAGAAATAGTCCAATCGATCGTGATGAGATTGTGCCAAAAAGGAAAGTTTTTCTCTTAGTTCCATTGCAGGTTCTGAACTTCGCACATGCAGTTTGCAAGCAAGGTTGCTGCACGGAACTGACCGCCTTCCACCAATTTCATCTTGCCGATCATCAGATTACCGGTTTCATGCCGGACAGCAGTTGATTTCACGGTGATAATCACATCAAAACGGTCTTCCAAAGGAACTTCGATGGCTTCACCGGTTAAGGTGTTCATGGGATCCGTTGCAGGAACAGACTGAACGTCTTCCACAGTGCCGATGATTTCATTTAAGTCATAATGATAAATCGTGTCTCCTTTTTGAAAGGCGTTTGCGGTGACATCCCGCACAGATTCTATTTTCAATTCGTAGGTAACATCCACGGAGTTGGTTACAGTTTCCTTATTGAATAAAAATTTCATACCAATAGCGAATATCAGCACCAAAATCAATAAGATAACCAGAAAATCAAACAGGTTGATTTTGCCAAAAAGTTTTCCATTCTTCATCATAATAGCATACCTCCTGATTTACTCTGCAATCTTGATATCGGTAACCGTACAGTTTACCAGATAGTCTTCGTTAATCAAAGGGATCATATAACCGATTTTTAATTCGGTGTCTCCCACCATCACTGCCAGGTCGGATATGTCAGCCTCACATTCTGTCACGATATCCACAGTGTAAAGATCGTCTACCGGAGCCTGAATATATTTTTTGCTTTCATAATCTGCAACAGCTCTGGTGGAAGGACGTGGTTCGGAAAGAGACTTGATGGTTCCGAAGGATGTGTTTTTGATATTATCCGAAATTTCGTCACCTTCTGCAATTTTTTTGAGGATGTGTTCTTCCACATCCTGAGCTTCGAAGGTAACTGTTACGTTTTTTTTGTTATTGCGGGTTACCGCAGGGTTGATTTTGGAGATACCGTAAAAGGCAACCACCCCGATGACCAGCAATATGATCAGTTCAATGACGTATTTCATCACATTATTTTTTTTCTTGTTCATTTCATCAAATCCTCATATACTTTCTCTGTATTTTTTGCCATCAGTTCCACGGTGAAACCCTTTTGATAGGTTTCTTTTGCGCCTTGCCCGTATTTGGAAATAAGGGCAGGGTTTTCTTTCAGTTTTTGAATGGCATCTGCCAAGGCAGAAGAATCGTTAGTGGGGAAGACAATCCCGTTTATCCCGGTCTGAACCAACTCGGGATTTCCGCCGTAATCGGTAGCGATGCAGGGAATTCCCAAAGAATATGCTTCCAAAATTGCAAGGCTGCAGGCTTCGGTGCCGTAGGAACAGTTTAACAGCACGTCCGTGGCATACAGCAGATTGGAAACATCGGATAAGAATCCGGTGAAGATAATAGAGTCTTGTAATCCTTGTTTCGTTACCATATGTTTTAAGGCTTCTTCCTCCGGCCCTGTTCCGGCAATCAAAAATTTTAAGTTGGTGCGATCAGGAAGTTTGGAAACTGCTTCCACTAAATATTTGTGCCCTTTTACGGGATTTAATCTGGCGCTGATGGAAAAGACCAAATCGTTTTCTGATAAGCCAAACTGCTTTCTTGCGGCTTCCTTCTGTTCATGAGTGGGAGTAGGAATTGCTTCCACACCGTTGTATACTACGGTAATTTTTTTTGCAGGAACGCCTGTGTCTGTCTGATTTTTCTTTGCTGCTTCGCACACTGCAATGCTTTGGTTGCAGGTGAACGCCGTAATCATACGATTAACCATCTTGCCAATGGGCTTTGTGAAGAAACCGGTAGGTTCAAACACGCTGTGACGGGTATATACAATTTTTTTCACGTTGCTGCCACATTTTGCAGCCGCCACTCTGGCAGACATAGTGCCGTGTGCATGAACAATATCCGGGCATTCCTGTTTGAAAATGCGGTAGAGGTTTTTTACCCCTTCTTTGGAATAACTCACATCGGCAATGCCGTCACATTCCATTACGTTAAGGCCTGCTTTTTCGTAAAGAGGTTTCAGCTGGGACCCGGTGGGAACAACCGCTTTTACCTGAAAACGGTCTTTGTTATGATAGCGGAAGTATTCTACGATCCATTTTCCGGCACCACCAATGTTGGTATCGGAAATCACCATTAACACTTTCATTTTGTTTCCTCCTCTCCCACAGCAAATAAGGATGCTGCCAGACTTAAGAATGCGAAGAAGAACATATAAATTCTGTAGTTATAGAAAGTGTTGTCAAAGAAACTCTGAATTAAGAAGGCGGTAAATCCACTGATTAAAGCAACCGCTAACACTCCGAGTTCTTGGGATTTGGGATGCTTATACACCATAAAGAGTTGTTTTAAAGTGAAAAATGCCAACGAGATGAACACAATAAATCCGAAAATACCGGTTTCACAGAGTTGATGGAAATATAAACTGTGGGAATGGGGTGCCATAATGGCATTATAAGCATATGGAGCGTAGGACATTTCGTAGGAATAATTTCCCAGACCAACTCCGGTTGGCCATAATTTTTTCAACATATCCACGGAGCCTCTCCAGATGTACACACGATAGGCAGTGGAGTTGTCTTTCAGGTTTCCGATACTCATAAAACGATTCAAAATGCTCTGCGGCAGTACCAGAAGTGCGAAAGGAGATGCCAACACAATGGGAACCAGTGCTTTTCTGTAAAGCAGGATGATAAACAGTCCCATACCGGCAATCAACCCTAACCAGCAACCTCGGGAGTAGGTCAGGATGAGGCAGCCGAGAGCGGCAACCGTGCAGACACCGTACACAATTTTATGTAGCTTTTCTTTGGCGATGATACACATAGCCAGCGCCAGAGGAATTAAAAACAGCAAATATTCTCCAAACACGTTGGGATTCTGGAATGTGGAATAAATACGTCCGGAAATGTCGGTGAACAAATTGGTATCTGTCCAGGTGGTCATTTCGTAGCTACCGGTGATATACTGGAGATAACCGTAAGCACACACTACGATACCGGACAGGGTGAAGTAGGAAATGCTCATCATGAGTCTTCTGGGAGTGGAAACAAAATACCGTACCACATAATACAGGCCCACAAAAACGAAATAGACCAGGAAAATCTGAAGTTTATCGGGAGATTTTGAAATCAAGAGCCCATAAACCAAGGCGATCAGGTAGAAACCAATCAACATGTCGGTGACAATCGGTTTGGTCTGTTTCAGATTTTTTTCAAAGTCTGCTTCCAAAAAGGCGAATCCCAGTGCCAGCAGGCACAGTGCAACTACCGCCATTGTGGGAAGGATTCCAGCTAAAAACAGCACCATCAGGAAAATTAAGAAGGAAAAACTGTAACCGGAAGAATCCGCGTGGAACCAATTTAAAATTTTGCTGGTGCTTACAATTTCGGTTACCGTGGTACCGGTACACCAATTTTTTAAGCTGCGATAGGTGAAACTCTCTGTAATCAGATGGCTGATCCAACCAAAAAACTGGGCGATTTTTCCCATCAGTTTTGCGGTTTTGGATTCTCGGAACGCTTTTGTGGGAAGATCGTTCATAAACAGTTTATACAGAAAAGTTTTCCGGAAGGGAATTAAAAAGAACAGATAAATCTTTTGAAAGATTTTGTAGATTTTACTGTTTTTAAAACAGGTCATCATCGTTTCATCACTCCTTTCAGTTTGTTGCGCCATTCACGTTGGGTTAGCAGCAATCCAACACCATATACGAAAATACCTGCCAGAGCGGCAATGCCAACTGTGGCGATATGACCGATCACATTTCCTTTTAAGGGAATTATGCTATAGGTAAGAGTACACACAGGGAACATCACAACCCCAAGAAGTACACAACCTAATATCGAGAACAATTCTTTGGTTCCTAAGAATTTTAACTGTTTGTTTAAGAGAATCAGAAGCACTGCACTCATAAATACCGCCGTTAAGCTGGTAGCAAGAGCAAGCCCGAAGGATGCCATTGTGTTTTTTAACACATAGGATAAGCCAATGTTAAAGAGGATAGCAACGCCTGCAGTGATAGAAGGAATAAGCATTTTCTTTCTGGCGTAGTATGCCTTGTTTAATAAGTCCAGCAGTCCGTAGAAGGGGATTCCTAAGGAATAATAGAAGAATGCTCCTGAGGTTAAGAGTAAATCGGTATCGGTAAATTCCCCTCGTTTGTACACAATTTCAATAATGGGTGTTTTAAATGCCAGCATCAACACCGTGATGGGGATTAACACCGCTACAATCAGTAAAAACGAAACACGAAGGGTGTTGTTGTATGCGTCGCTGTCTTCCTGCACCGACTGTTTGGAAAGACGGGGGAAAATGTAGTTGGTTAAGCTTACCGTAAATACGCTGGATACAATCAGATACAGCTTGTTTGCCCAGTTTAAGGTGGAAAGTCCGTGAGGAATTTCGGAGGCAAAGGCATTGTTGATAATGGTGGAAATGGGTTGAATCCAAGTTCCAACCATAACGGGGATAGCCAATTTCACCACCGTTTTTAGTCCCTCGTGACGTAAAACAGGCTGATAATGGAATCCCTTTTTGATTGCCACGGGAATCTGGATGGCAAACTGGAGTACCCAGCCCACTACCAAAGATACTGCCAGACCGTTGATGCCGAATTTGTCATTTAAGAAGAATAAATACAAAATGACAATTCCGTTGGACACTAAGCTCATAGCGGCAGGAATAGAAAATTCGCCTTTGGACTGAAGCAGTCCCACCAGCGAAAACGCCAGGGAGGCAAACACAATCACGGGAAGCATAATGATTAAAAGATGGATTGCCAGTTCCCGCACCTCTCCTGCAAGGCCTCCTGCCATTAAGGTGACCAAATCGGAAGCAAACAAGACTAAAATTCCCGTCAGCACCACTGAGCCTAAGAATATCACATTCAAAAAGGCAGATGCAAAACGGTCGCCCTCTTTCACACCGTCTTTTTCTAAGTAAGTGTTATATACCGGGATGAATGCCGAGCTTACCGCCGAGGCAAATACAATGTCGAATAAATTTAAAGGTAGTGCCGACACACCGTAAAACGCTTCGGCTGCACCGGAGGAACCGTACAGACTGGCGATGAGCATTTCTCTTCCTTGACCCATCAACTTGGAGAGTAAAATCATCACAAACATAAAGCCTACGGTTTTGATTGATTTTTTCATAAAAAATACCTTCGCTTTAAACTATATAATTACATAACTATCTAATTATATAATTTACCATATAATATAAGAAATGTCAATCATTCCGAGCTTATTTTATGGGATTTTTCATGAAAAACCACTCGGATACTGTTGCGTAGATATTGAAAATTATCACACTGTAGAGGACGATGCCACCTTGTCCCCTACATTTTTATTTGTCACATATCACGAAAAAAAGAAAAAACGGTGTCAAAATTCGTGATAAACGGAGAAAATGAAAAAAAGGACAAATTTTTTGAAAAAATGTTTGCTTTTTTTTTCACAATGTTGTATAATGGATACGATGTAAAAATTTGTATTAAAATTTTATCATATAAAGAAAATTTCAGGAGGAATTTTACGATGTTAGTATCCGCAAGCGAAATGCTCAAAAAAGCAAAAGAAGGCAAATATGCAGTTGGTCAGTTCAACATCAACAACTTAGAATGGACCAAAGCAATTCTTCAAACTGCACAGGAATGTAACTCTCCCGTTATCTTAGGGGTTTCCGAAGGTGCAGGTAAATACATGACCGGTTTTAAAACCGTTACCGCTATGGTAAAAGCGATGGTAGAAGATTTAGGCATCACCGTTCCCGTTGCTCTGCACTTAGACCACGGTTCTTACGAAGGTGCAAAAAAATGTATCGAAGCAGGTTTCTCTTCCGTAATGTTTGACGGTTCTCACTACGGCATTGAAGAAAATATTGAAAAAACCAAAGAAATCATTGCTATTGCAAATGCAAAAGGTATCTCCGTGGAAGCAGAAGTTGGTTCCATTGGCGGTGAAGAAGACGGCGTTGTTGGCGCAGGCGAAGTGGCAGATCCCGATGAATGTAAACTGATTGCAGATTTAGGTGTGGACATGCTGGCTGCAGGTATTGGTAACATTCACGGTAAATATCCTGCAAACTGGGCAGGTTTAAACTTTGAAGCGTTAGATGCAATTCAGCAGAAAACCGGCACTATGCCTTTAGTTCTGCACGGTGGCACCGGTATCCCCGCTGATATGATCAAGAAAGCAATTTCTTTAGGTGTTTCCAAAATCAATGTAAATACCGAATGTCAGTTAAGCTTTGCAGAAGCTACCAGAAAATACGTGGAAGCAGGCAAAGACTTAGAAGGCAAAGGCTTCGACCCCAGAAAACTGTTAGCACCCGGCGTGGAAGCAATCAAAGCAACCGTAAAAGAAAAAATGGAACTGTTTGGTTCTGTAAATAAAGCGTAATTTTTGAGAATTTTTTGACAATATCAATCAATAAATAAAAATCCCCCCGATTTTCCCGGGGGGATTTTTGTCTAAAAACGGAAAGGAACGAATAAACATGGAAAAAGCAGTATTAACTGTTATCGGCAAAGACAGAACCGGGATTATTCACGGTGTATCCGGCGTTTTATTAGAAGCGGACATCAACATTATGGATATTTCTCAGACCATTATGCAAGATATGTTCACCATGGTGATGCTGGTGGATATCGCCAATTCAAAAGTGGAATTTACTGCGTTAAAAGAAATCCTTCGTGAAGAAGGCAAACGCTTAGGGGTGGAAATTACCATTTGTCACGAGCAGATTTTTAACTCTATGCATAGAATCTAAGAAAGGACTGCCCGACGATGATAAATAATTACGAAGTAATTGAAACTTTAAAAATGATTAACCAGGAAAACCTGGACGTAAGAACGGTTACCATGGGGATTTCTCTTCGTGACTGTGCTCATTCTGACCCGAAAATTGCCTGTCAGAATATTTATGATAAAATTACCAAATATGCCCAAAAATTGGTTCCTGTTGCCGAAGGCATTGAAGCGGAGCTTGGAATTCCTATTGTGAACAAACGAATTTCCGTGACTCCCATCTCCTTGGTGGCAGAAAGCAGCCATACCGATAACTATACCTGCTTTGCCGAAGCTTTGCAAAAAGCGGCAGACGAGGTTGGTGTCAATTTCTTAGGTGGATTTTCCGCATTGGTGCATAAAGGCTTGACCAAGGGGGATGATATTTTAATTAAATCCATTCCCGAAGCGTTGACCGCAACCAAAAATATCTGTTCTTCTGTTAATGTGGCGTCCTTAAAAACAGGTCTTAATATGGATGCTGTCAAAAGAATGGGGGAAGTGATTGTAGATTTGGCACATCGCACCAAAGATCAGGACAGTATCGGTTGTGCAAAACTGGTAGTGTTTGCCAATGCGGTGGAGGATAATCCCTTTATGGCAGGTGCATTCCACGGGATTGGGGAACCTGAGTGTGTGATTAACGTGGGCGTTTCCGGCCCCGGTGTAGTACATTCTGCCCTCAAGAAAGTAAAAGGAGCAGACTTTGAAACCGTGGCGGAAACCATCAAGAAAACTGCATTTAAAATTACCCGTACCGGTCATTTGGTTGCTCAGGAAGCGGCAAGAAGATTGGGCGTACCCTTCGGTATTGTGGATTTAAGCTTGGCTCCCACTCCTGCCATTGGCGACAGTGTGGCAAGAATTTTAGAAGAAATGGGGCTGGAACGTTGCGGCACCCACGGTACCACTGCGGCGCTGGCTCTGTTAAACGACGCAGTAAAAAAAGGCGGTATGTTTGCAAGCTCCTTTGTAGGTGGTCTGTCCGGTGCATTTATTCCTGTTTCTGAAGACGAAGGTATGATTGAAGCAGCCGCAATGGGTGCATTATCTTTGGATAAATTAGAAGCAATGACTTGTGTTTGTTCTGTAGGTCTGGATATGATTGCCGTTCCCGGCGATACTCCTGCTTCCACCATTTCTGCCATTATTGCAGACGAAGCGGCAATCGGTGTGGTAAATCAGAAAACCACTGCAGTTCGTGTGATTCCCGCATACGGCAAAAAAGAAGGGGATTACGTAGAATTTGGCGGATTATTAGGCAAGGCACCCGTGATGGGCGTGCATCCCTATAGTAGTGAAGAGTTCATTGCCCGTGGCGGAAGAATTCCTGCCCCCATCCAGTCTTTGAAAAACTAAGGCTTGATAAAAGAACATAAAACACCAAAAACATATTGCTTATGTTTTTGGTGTTTTGTATTTGTAAAAAAATTTTTTCTGCCAAAAAATAAAATACCAAATTATGGGAACAAATCCATGAATATTCCGTCTGTAGAAATGTATCAAACATTTTAATAATATGATAAAAAATTCGGAGGAG from Oscillospiraceae bacterium carries:
- the hisA gene encoding 1-(5-phosphoribosyl)-5-[(5-phosphoribosylamino)methylideneamino]imidazole-4-carboxamide isomerase — translated: MIIYPAIDIKDNKCVRLCKGVYEDTTVYFEKPLDAAKKWQEEGTKYLHLVDLDGARYKEPYCKDIILEIAKETGLFIEIGGGIRSFETAKEYLENGISRVIFGTSAVTAPKEIEKTALAFPNHVAVGIDAKDGYAAIDGWIDTSKISALELAKKAEAMGADTIIYTDIATDGMLSGPNLKAMEQMKNHVSINVIASGGVSSFEDLVHLKEIGVDGAIVGKAIYTGNVNLKEAILNI
- a CDS encoding RluA family pseudouridine synthase produces the protein MELREKLSFLAQSHHDRLDYFLKGQGISHRIITKLKYLGCLLINGKPVTTRHPVSAGDEVTLLFPKETEISCEPEQGIFTILYEDGDLMAVVKPYGIATHPALGTANGTLGNFVTQYYVDNGCPMPFRPVSRLDKTTSGVLVVAKHGLSHHILSNQKQNGSFRKLYLALVTGVPEKMSGEITFPIARESETSLKRVCRDDGKPAHTCYRVLMSKENFSLLELELLTGRTHQIRVHLSQIGHPIVGDTMYGGISAKRLYLHSHCAQFPHPITGKLLEIHSPSDFETILSTIENEDFYDDYLSRN
- a CDS encoding DUF4330 domain-containing protein, coding for MMKNGKLFGKINLFDFLVILLILVLIFAIGMKFLFNKETVTNSVDVTYELKIESVRDVTANAFQKGDTIYHYDLNEIIGTVEDVQSVPATDPMNTLTGEAIEVPLEDRFDVIITVKSTAVRHETGNLMIGKMKLVEGGQFRAATLLANCMCEVQNLQWN
- a CDS encoding DUF4330 domain-containing protein; its protein translation is MNKKKNNVMKYVIELIILLVIGVVAFYGISKINPAVTRNNKKNVTVTFEAQDVEEHILKKIAEGDEISDNIKNTSFGTIKSLSEPRPSTRAVADYESKKYIQAPVDDLYTVDIVTECEADISDLAVMVGDTELKIGYMIPLINEDYLVNCTVTDIKIAE
- a CDS encoding glycosyltransferase family 4 protein, producing MKVLMVISDTNIGGAGKWIVEYFRYHNKDRFQVKAVVPTGSQLKPLYEKAGLNVMECDGIADVSYSKEGVKNLYRIFKQECPDIVHAHGTMSARVAAAKCGSNVKKIVYTRHSVFEPTGFFTKPIGKMVNRMITAFTCNQSIAVCEAAKKNQTDTGVPAKKITVVYNGVEAIPTPTHEQKEAARKQFGLSENDLVFSISARLNPVKGHKYLVEAVSKLPDRTNLKFLIAGTGPEEEALKHMVTKQGLQDSIIFTGFLSDVSNLLYATDVLLNCSYGTEACSLAILEAYSLGIPCIATDYGGNPELVQTGINGIVFPTNDSSALADAIQKLKENPALISKYGQGAKETYQKGFTVELMAKNTEKVYEDLMK
- the murJ gene encoding murein biosynthesis integral membrane protein MurJ, whose translation is MKKSIKTVGFMFVMILLSKLMGQGREMLIASLYGSSGAAEAFYGVSALPLNLFDIVFASAVSSAFIPVYNTYLEKDGVKEGDRFASAFLNVIFLGSVVLTGILVLFASDLVTLMAGGLAGEVRELAIHLLIIMLPVIVFASLAFSLVGLLQSKGEFSIPAAMSLVSNGIVILYLFFLNDKFGINGLAVSLVVGWVLQFAIQIPVAIKKGFHYQPVLRHEGLKTVVKLAIPVMVGTWIQPISTIINNAFASEIPHGLSTLNWANKLYLIVSSVFTVSLTNYIFPRLSKQSVQEDSDAYNNTLRVSFLLIVAVLIPITVLMLAFKTPIIEIVYKRGEFTDTDLLLTSGAFFYYSLGIPFYGLLDLLNKAYYARKKMLIPSITAGVAILFNIGLSYVLKNTMASFGLALATSLTAVFMSAVLLILLNKQLKFLGTKELFSILGCVLLGVVMFPVCTLTYSIIPLKGNVIGHIATVGIAALAGIFVYGVGLLLTQREWRNKLKGVMKR
- the fba gene encoding class II fructose-1,6-bisphosphate aldolase, whose product is MLVSASEMLKKAKEGKYAVGQFNINNLEWTKAILQTAQECNSPVILGVSEGAGKYMTGFKTVTAMVKAMVEDLGITVPVALHLDHGSYEGAKKCIEAGFSSVMFDGSHYGIEENIEKTKEIIAIANAKGISVEAEVGSIGGEEDGVVGAGEVADPDECKLIADLGVDMLAAGIGNIHGKYPANWAGLNFEALDAIQQKTGTMPLVLHGGTGIPADMIKKAISLGVSKINVNTECQLSFAEATRKYVEAGKDLEGKGFDPRKLLAPGVEAIKATVKEKMELFGSVNKA
- a CDS encoding ACT domain-containing protein, which gives rise to MEKAVLTVIGKDRTGIIHGVSGVLLEADINIMDISQTIMQDMFTMVMLVDIANSKVEFTALKEILREEGKRLGVEITICHEQIFNSMHRI
- a CDS encoding PFL family protein, producing the protein MINNYEVIETLKMINQENLDVRTVTMGISLRDCAHSDPKIACQNIYDKITKYAQKLVPVAEGIEAELGIPIVNKRISVTPISLVAESSHTDNYTCFAEALQKAADEVGVNFLGGFSALVHKGLTKGDDILIKSIPEALTATKNICSSVNVASLKTGLNMDAVKRMGEVIVDLAHRTKDQDSIGCAKLVVFANAVEDNPFMAGAFHGIGEPECVINVGVSGPGVVHSALKKVKGADFETVAETIKKTAFKITRTGHLVAQEAARRLGVPFGIVDLSLAPTPAIGDSVARILEEMGLERCGTHGTTAALALLNDAVKKGGMFASSFVGGLSGAFIPVSEDEGMIEAAAMGALSLDKLEAMTCVCSVGLDMIAVPGDTPASTISAIIADEAAIGVVNQKTTAVRVIPAYGKKEGDYVEFGGLLGKAPVMGVHPYSSEEFIARGGRIPAPIQSLKN